The window TGGCCCCGCTCGCCGCCCGCTGTACGTCCTCCCGGGTGATCGAGCCCAGCGGCCCCGACCCGGTCAGCGCGGACAGGTCGACGCCGAGATCCTTGGCGAGCTTGCGTACCGGCGGCTTGGCCAGCACCGGCCCGCCGGCCGGGCCGTGACCGTTCGACGGCGCGGTCGCCACCGGGGCGGGCGGCGCCGGCGGGGCCGGAACGACCGGGGCAGCCGGCGCGACGGGTGCGGCCGGTGCGGCCGCCTGGGCCGGCAGCGGGGTGCCACCCTTGCGCGGGCGGCGCTTGGCCGCCGTGGTGCGCGGGCCGTAGCCGACCAGCACGGCGGTACGGCCGCCCGGGGCGGGACCGCCGATCAGGCCCGGCTCGACCGCGCCCTCTGCCGGCGCCACCTGGACCGCGGCCAGCGACGCCGCCGACGGGGTGGGCAGGGCCGCGTCCGGGGCGCCGGTCGTCGACGCCTCGATCGGTCCGGCGCCCGGGTCGGTGTCGATCGCGATGATCGGCGTGCCGACCTCGACCGTGCTCCCCTCCGGGTGGAAGATCGCCTGCACCTGGCCGGCCCACTTCGCCGGGATCTCGACGGCCGCCTTGGCCGTCTCCACCTCGACGATCGGCTGGTTCAGCTCGATGACGTCGCCGACCTTGACGAGCCACGCGAGGATCTCGCCCTCGGTCAGTCCCTCGCCCAGGTCGGGAAGGTTGAACTCCTTGATCCGTGACATGCCGCTCACCAGCCGAAGGTGCGGTCGACGGCGTCGAGCACCCGGTCGAGGTCGGGCAGGTACTCCTCCTCCACCCGGGAGGCCGGGTAGGGGGTGTCGAAGCCGGTCACCCGCAGCACCGGGGACTCCAGGGAGTAGAAGCACTCCTCGGTGATCCGGGCCGCGATCTCCGAGCCCAGGCCCAGGTTGCCCGGGGCCTCGTGCACGACCACGCAGCGGCCGGTGCGCTTCACCGACTCGTACGCGGCGGTCAGGTCCAGCGGGGAGAGCGAGCGCAGGTCGATGACCTCCAGCTCCCGGCCGTCCTCGGCGGCGGCGGTCGCCGCGTCCAGGCAGGTCCGCACCATCGGCCCGTACGCCAGCACCGTGGCGTCCGTGCCGGGCCGGACGACCCGGGACGAGTGCAGCGGGTACGCACCGGACAGCGGGCCGTCCAGCTCGACGGGGTCCTTCTCCCAGTAGCGCCGCTTCGGCTCCAGGAAGACGATCGGGTCGTCCGAGGCGACGGCCTGCTGGATCATCGTGTACGCGTCCTGCGGGTTGGCGCAGGACACCACCTTCAGGCCGGCGGTGTGGGCGAAGTACGCCTCCGGCGACTCCGAGTGGTGCTCGACCGCGCCGATGCCGCCGCCGAACGGGATCCGGATGACCATCGGGATCCGCACCTTGCCCTGCGAGCGGTAGTGCATCTTCGCCACCTGCGACACGATCTGGTCGTACGCGGGGTAGACGAAGCCGTCGAACTGGATCTCGCAGACCGGCCGGAAGCCCCGGATGGCCAGGCCCACCGCGGTGCCGATGATGCCGGACTCGGCGAGCGGGGTGTCGATCACCCGCTGGTCGCCGAAGTCCTTCTGGAGGCCGTCGGTGATCCGGAAGACGCCGCCGAGCTTGCCGACGTCCTCGCCCATGATGACGACCTTCGGGTCGTTCTCCAGGGCCCTGCGCAGGCCCGTGTTGAGTGCCTTGCCGAGGGTGAGCGTCTCCGTGGCCATCAGTGGGCGCTCCCCTCGAACGACTCCATGTACTTCGTGAACTGCGCCCGCTGCTCGTCGAGCTCGGGGGACCCGTTGGGGTAGACGTGGTCGAACATCGTCACCGGCTCGGGGTTGGGCATGGCGAGCACCCGCTCGCGCAGGTGCACCGACTCGGTGCGGGCCTGCTCGTCGACGGCCGCGAAGAAGTCCGCGTCGGCGATCTGCTGCTTCTCCAGGAACGCCTTCATCCGGGCGATCGGGTCCTTCGCCTGCCAGGCCTCGACCTCGCTGGCGATCCGGTAACGGGTCGGGTCGTCGGAGGTGGTGTGCGCGCCCATCCGGTAGGTGTAGGCCTCGATCAGGCTGGGGCC is drawn from Micromonospora sp. NBC_01740 and contains these coding sequences:
- a CDS encoding alpha-ketoacid dehydrogenase subunit beta, whose translation is MATETLTLGKALNTGLRRALENDPKVVIMGEDVGKLGGVFRITDGLQKDFGDQRVIDTPLAESGIIGTAVGLAIRGFRPVCEIQFDGFVYPAYDQIVSQVAKMHYRSQGKVRIPMVIRIPFGGGIGAVEHHSESPEAYFAHTAGLKVVSCANPQDAYTMIQQAVASDDPIVFLEPKRRYWEKDPVELDGPLSGAYPLHSSRVVRPGTDATVLAYGPMVRTCLDAATAAAEDGRELEVIDLRSLSPLDLTAAYESVKRTGRCVVVHEAPGNLGLGSEIAARITEECFYSLESPVLRVTGFDTPYPASRVEEEYLPDLDRVLDAVDRTFGW